In Rhizobium sp. EC-SD404, a single window of DNA contains:
- a CDS encoding glycosyltransferase, with product MRIAIHTLGTRGDVQPYIALARGLIARGHEVQLAAPIQFSAMAAEHDVRFMGLPAEFLALLNTAEGKAAVAGGNGFSAGFKLLKQVRPLIRRLLDAEWQIAIRFAPDVIVYHPKSIAAPDIASALGVPHVLASPIPGLTPTSAFPTPLLPYPSLGPFNRASHLLATHAAELLFASELKAWRQSTPGLSDRTRRKPRAGTLYAYSPAVLPKPHDWGPDVLVTGYWFLDEPGWQPDPALDAFLNAGPPPVYFGFGSMPGLDPETMTGMILDALEMTEKRGLLAVGNGAIGLGKMSDRAFFLKNAPHDVLLPRASAAVHHGGAGTTAASLRAGLPTQIIPFFGDQPFWGRRVAALGAGPAPLNRQTLSAGIIAKALNAMDGPAMRSRAKALGAAIEMDRGIEMAIEFLEGASRRTKS from the coding sequence ATGCGGATCGCGATCCATACGCTCGGCACGCGCGGAGACGTCCAGCCCTATATTGCACTCGCTCGGGGCCTGATTGCCCGAGGCCATGAGGTTCAGCTTGCCGCTCCCATCCAGTTTTCTGCAATGGCCGCAGAGCACGATGTTCGCTTCATGGGCCTGCCAGCCGAATTTTTGGCGCTGCTGAACACGGCAGAGGGGAAGGCAGCTGTCGCAGGAGGAAATGGGTTCAGCGCTGGCTTCAAGCTTCTCAAACAAGTCCGACCGCTGATCAGGAGACTGCTTGATGCCGAGTGGCAGATAGCTATCCGCTTTGCCCCTGATGTGATCGTCTATCATCCCAAATCGATTGCTGCGCCGGATATAGCCAGTGCTCTGGGCGTGCCACATGTTTTGGCGTCCCCTATCCCCGGCTTGACACCGACCTCAGCCTTCCCGACACCTCTGCTTCCATATCCGTCATTGGGTCCCTTCAACCGGGCCAGTCACTTGCTTGCGACCCATGCGGCGGAACTGCTTTTTGCCAGCGAGTTGAAGGCCTGGAGACAATCGACGCCCGGTTTATCTGATCGGACGAGGCGAAAGCCGCGTGCAGGCACACTCTACGCATACAGCCCGGCAGTGCTCCCAAAGCCCCACGACTGGGGACCGGATGTTCTGGTAACTGGATACTGGTTTCTCGACGAGCCGGGCTGGCAGCCTGATCCGGCGTTGGATGCGTTTCTCAACGCTGGTCCACCGCCGGTCTATTTCGGGTTTGGGAGCATGCCGGGGCTCGACCCAGAGACGATGACCGGGATGATCCTCGATGCCCTCGAAATGACCGAAAAACGCGGGCTGCTGGCAGTCGGTAACGGCGCAATCGGCCTCGGAAAAATGAGCGATCGCGCGTTTTTCCTCAAAAACGCGCCACATGATGTTCTTCTTCCCAGGGCATCGGCGGCCGTCCATCATGGCGGCGCCGGGACGACCGCTGCCTCCCTACGCGCAGGCCTGCCGACACAGATCATTCCGTTTTTTGGAGATCAGCCCTTTTGGGGGAGACGGGTTGCAGCTCTTGGAGCCGGCCCTGCACCGTTGAACCGGCAAACGCTGAGCGCCGGTATCATTGCTAAAGCGCTGAACGCAATGGACGGGCCGGCAATGCGATCTCGTGCGAAGGCGCTTGGTGCTGCTATCGAAATGGACCGTGGAATTGAGATGGCGATCGAATTCCTGGAAGGCGCGAGCCGTCGAACCAAAAGCTGA